CCGGCCCAATACCCATATACTCAGGCTCCACGCCGGCAGCCGCAAAAGTAACGATTCTCGCCAGCGGGACAAGCCCCAACCCTCGGGCTTTGTCGGCTGACATCAGCACTACCGCTGCCGCCCCATCGTTTCGTCCGCAGGAATTACCGGCAGTAACGGTACCGTTCGGCCTGAATGCCGGTCGCAGGTTGGCCAGTTTCTCCATCGTTGTATCCGGTCTGGGAAACTCGTCAACCTGGAAGGTGATGGATTGTTTCTTTTGTTTCACTTCGACCGGCACGATTTCATCCTGAAATACGCCGTTCGCCAATGCCTTCGCCGCTTTCATTTGGCTCTCATAGGCAAAACGATCCTGATCCTCCCGGCTGATTCCGTATTTGTCCGCCACGTTTTCGGCAGTCTGGCCCATTCCCAGATCTTTGCCGTAGATGTCCATCGGTTGCGAACCGGGGCCTCCCTCCAGATTGGCGTCCACCAATTCGGGGGGAAGATCGGAATTGCGGATGTTTCGGAGATAGAAGATGGATTGACTCATATTTTCCGTGCCGCCTGCCACAACAATATCGGCTGCTCCCATCACAATCTCTTTCATCCCGAGACTGATCGCTTGCATGCCGGACCCGCACAGCATATTGACCGTATAGGCGGGTGTGGAAACCGGAATTCCCGCCTTCAGTGCGGCCACCCTGGCGATGTTGTTCGCACGGCTGGTGGAGCGGACATGGCCCAAGACAACGGTTTCTACCGATTCTTTTGAAATCCCGGCCCGTTCCATTGCCCCCCGGATGACCACATCCGCAAGATCTTCCGGATTGACGGACGTCAAGGTCCCTCCATACTTGCCGATGGCCGTTCGAGCCGCACTGACAATCACAACCTCTTTCATTTATCGGTCCCCCTTTGTGCGATCTGGTGCTTCCGTTGCTTCGGAGCGACTTGTGCTCTTTGCTT
The sequence above is a segment of the Effusibacillus lacus genome. Coding sequences within it:
- a CDS encoding thiolase family protein; protein product: MKEVVIVSAARTAIGKYGGTLTSVNPEDLADVVIRGAMERAGISKESVETVVLGHVRSTSRANNIARVAALKAGIPVSTPAYTVNMLCGSGMQAISLGMKEIVMGAADIVVAGGTENMSQSIFYLRNIRNSDLPPELVDANLEGGPGSQPMDIYGKDLGMGQTAENVADKYGISREDQDRFAYESQMKAAKALANGVFQDEIVPVEVKQKKQSITFQVDEFPRPDTTMEKLANLRPAFRPNGTVTAGNSCGRNDGAAAVVLMSADKARGLGLVPLARIVTFAAAGVEPEYMGIGPVPATLKALKQSGLSLDDIDLVELNEAFASQSVACIRELGLDPAKVNVNGGAIALGHPLGCTGTRLVVSLAYEMKRRGSRYGLATQCVGGGQGVAMIIENLTGGSQCLQDS